The following proteins are encoded in a genomic region of Arcobacter cloacae:
- the fliI gene encoding flagellar protein export ATPase FliI has protein sequence MNIDDILNRIDETNLSIAFGRITNISTTTLSATGLEVAVGDIVKIESVQHLYTVLGMVASISDKNFTVVPFSFIEGFRINDKVYLQKDGLSVRCGYGLIGRVVNALGEPIDDKGKIENIEENSAINKVSMPALERGIIDKRFSTGVKVIDSMLTCGKGQKVGIFAGSGVGKSTLMGMIVKGCEAQIKVVALIGERGREIPEFIHYNLNNNLENTVIIAATSDESALMRKYGAFTAMAIAEFFRDKGHDVLLMMDSVTRFAMAQREIGLSTGEPPVSRGYPPSVFALLPQLMERAGNSKKGSITAFFTVLVDGDDMNDPIADQSRSILDGHIVLTRDLTEQGFYPPINILKSASRVIDKVVTKEHYNDFLKLKRVLSLIKENEVLVRVGAYKTGMDPELDNAMAKKEQIREFLVQDSQKLFDFNETIANFRKVLQ, from the coding sequence ATGAATATAGATGATATTTTAAATAGAATTGATGAAACAAATCTCTCTATAGCTTTTGGAAGAATTACAAATATTTCAACTACAACTTTAAGTGCAACAGGGCTTGAGGTGGCAGTTGGTGATATTGTAAAAATCGAATCTGTACAGCATTTATATACTGTTTTAGGAATGGTAGCCTCAATAAGTGATAAAAATTTTACAGTTGTTCCTTTTTCATTTATAGAAGGATTTAGAATAAATGATAAAGTTTATTTACAAAAAGATGGTTTAAGTGTTAGATGTGGTTATGGATTAATAGGTAGAGTTGTAAATGCTTTAGGTGAACCAATTGATGATAAAGGAAAAATTGAAAATATTGAAGAGAATTCAGCAATAAATAAAGTTTCAATGCCTGCTTTGGAAAGAGGAATTATTGATAAAAGATTTTCAACTGGAGTAAAAGTAATTGATTCAATGCTAACTTGTGGAAAAGGTCAAAAAGTAGGAATTTTTGCAGGTTCAGGAGTTGGAAAATCAACTTTAATGGGAATGATTGTAAAAGGTTGTGAAGCTCAAATAAAAGTTGTAGCATTAATTGGGGAAAGAGGACGTGAAATCCCTGAATTCATACACTATAATTTAAATAATAATTTAGAAAATACAGTTATTATTGCTGCAACTTCTGATGAATCAGCTTTAATGAGAAAATATGGGGCATTTACAGCTATGGCTATTGCTGAATTTTTTAGAGATAAGGGACATGATGTACTTTTGATGATGGATTCAGTAACAAGATTTGCAATGGCTCAGAGAGAGATTGGTTTAAGTACGGGAGAGCCACCTGTTAGTCGTGGTTATCCACCTTCTGTTTTTGCACTTTTACCACAATTGATGGAAAGAGCAGGAAATAGCAAAAAGGGTTCTATTACAGCATTTTTTACAGTTTTGGTTGATGGAGATGATATGAATGATCCAATTGCAGATCAAAGTAGATCTATTTTAGATGGACATATAGTATTAACGAGAGACTTAACTGAACAAGGTTTTTATCCACCTATAAATATATTAAAATCTGCTTCAAGGGTAATTGATAAAGTAGTTACAAAAGAGCACTATAATGATTTTTTAAAGTTAAAAAGAGTATTATCATTGATAAAAGAGAATGAAGTTTTAGTTAGAGTTGGTGCATACAAAACAGGTATGGATCCGGAACTTGACAATGCAATGGCAAAAAAAGAGCAAATAAGAGAATTTTTGGTTCAAGATTCTCAAAAGCTTTTTGATTTTAATGAAACCATTGCCAATTTTAGAAAGGTTTTACAATGA
- a CDS encoding flagellar biosynthetic protein FliR codes for MEAFLSLLNEETLYQFLLLFARIVAFVAFMPVFGHAAISPTIRIAFAFYITIFVFPLVTISSEINQDNFLISLISEITLGLVASMFINIIFSAVKVIGEFIEYSTALSMAMMFDPTTGSQEGLIAKLLYWIALMLFFQTGMYEMTIVILVKSFSLINLGSFDIFSYNGIQLAIDEIKRMFAFAFAFALPLFFIGFIMDVYYGYGTRSMPSFSPFVITFQLKFALIFIFLILAMEIFSEAFTNYFIDKFQ; via the coding sequence ATGGAAGCTTTTTTATCACTACTTAATGAAGAGACTTTATATCAGTTTCTTCTTTTATTTGCAAGAATCGTAGCATTTGTAGCTTTTATGCCTGTATTTGGTCATGCTGCAATTAGTCCAACTATTAGAATTGCCTTTGCTTTTTATATTACAATTTTTGTTTTTCCTTTAGTTACAATATCTTCGGAAATAAATCAAGATAATTTTTTGATTAGTTTAATTTCTGAGATAACTTTAGGTTTAGTTGCCTCTATGTTTATAAATATTATTTTTTCAGCTGTAAAGGTAATTGGTGAATTTATAGAGTATTCAACTGCTTTATCAATGGCTATGATGTTTGACCCAACAACGGGTTCTCAAGAGGGATTAATAGCAAAACTACTTTATTGGATAGCATTGATGTTGTTTTTTCAAACAGGTATGTATGAAATGACGATTGTCATATTAGTAAAAAGTTTTTCATTGATAAATTTAGGTAGCTTTGATATATTTTCTTATAATGGGATACAATTAGCAATAGATGAAATAAAAAGAATGTTTGCTTTTGCTTTTGCTTTTGCTTTGCCACTTTTTTTTATTGGATTTATAATGGATGTTTATTATGGATATGGTACTAGATCTATGCCTTCTTTTTCACCTTTTGTTATAACATTTCAGTTGAAATTTGCATTAATATTTATTTTTTTGATATTAGCTATGGAAATTTTTTCAGAAGCATTTACAAATTATTTTATAGATAAATTTCAATAA
- the flgL gene encoding flagellar hook-associated protein FlgL, with the protein MISQIDQTMYRLKNLDSLQQKLSYQAATGKKLQDGSDDSVLYSRELVVDDKIRTFEGLKTQIERTKIQNNTSDSTMKEIKNILEYINAELIKANTDTTSNDGLKAIALNIAGMKENLYDLANTQVEGEYVFSGSNSAIKPFEKNSAGEIIYQGDNKLRRVAVEEGSYRERGINGFDSMMYSSSTALKGQDLTFKQNDRIIDQDGNEWKLNSPTNDTLTKYDLDGNVTSETLTPVNLDPATNTYSVNIPNTFSNGTKFEAKTTIFNMLDDVINALNKVDSAGNPISDTQSRELIGKGLENVKKAFDDVNVAHAELGSKNKIFENSLDRVSSKLTQLNILSQELGAANLTEVAVKAKALELTYTALYSTISKTNQLSLVNFMN; encoded by the coding sequence ATGATTAGTCAAATAGATCAAACTATGTATAGATTAAAAAATTTAGATAGTTTACAACAAAAACTTTCATATCAAGCAGCTACTGGTAAGAAGTTGCAAGATGGTAGCGATGATTCAGTTCTTTACTCTAGAGAATTGGTAGTTGATGATAAAATTAGAACTTTTGAAGGGTTAAAAACGCAAATAGAAAGAACTAAAATTCAAAACAATACTTCTGATTCAACAATGAAAGAGATAAAAAATATTCTTGAGTATATTAATGCTGAATTAATAAAAGCAAATACTGATACTACAAGTAATGACGGTTTAAAAGCAATTGCTTTAAATATTGCTGGTATGAAAGAAAATCTTTATGATTTAGCAAATACACAAGTTGAAGGAGAATATGTATTCTCAGGTTCAAATTCAGCGATAAAACCTTTTGAGAAAAATTCAGCTGGTGAAATAATTTATCAAGGAGATAATAAATTAAGAAGAGTTGCTGTAGAAGAGGGTTCATATAGAGAAAGAGGAATCAATGGGTTTGATTCTATGATGTATAGTTCTTCAACAGCTTTAAAAGGTCAGGATTTAACTTTTAAACAAAATGATAGAATCATAGATCAAGATGGAAATGAGTGGAAATTAAATTCTCCAACAAATGATACATTAACAAAATATGATTTAGATGGTAATGTTACTTCAGAAACATTAACACCTGTTAATTTAGATCCTGCTACAAATACATATTCAGTTAATATTCCAAATACTTTTTCAAATGGAACAAAATTTGAAGCAAAAACTACAATTTTTAATATGTTAGATGATGTTATAAATGCTTTAAATAAAGTTGATTCAGCAGGAAATCCAATATCAGATACTCAATCAAGAGAGTTGATAGGTAAAGGTTTAGAAAATGTAAAAAAAGCTTTTGATGATGTGAATGTTGCTCATGCAGAACTAGGAAGTAAAAATAAGATATTTGAAAATTCATTAGATAGGGTTAGTTCAAAATTGACACAATTAAATATTTTATCTCAAGAATTAGGGGCTGCTAATTTAACAGAAGTTGCAGTAAAAGCAAAAGCTTTAGAATTAACTTATACTGCGTTGTATTCAACAATAAGTAAAACAAATCAATTGTCGCTAGTTAATTTTATGAATTAA
- the fliE gene encoding flagellar hook-basal body complex protein FliE — protein sequence MNISSIASSLNMINKETQKVADVSDKSFQNMLNNAISEVNNHQIKGYDSMEQIATGKVTNLQEAVQRIEEAELSMKLALEVKNKAVNAYKEIMRMQI from the coding sequence TTGAATATATCTTCAATAGCAAGTTCTTTAAATATGATAAATAAAGAGACTCAAAAAGTAGCCGATGTTTCAGATAAATCTTTTCAAAATATGTTAAATAATGCAATATCTGAAGTAAATAATCATCAAATAAAAGGTTACGATTCGATGGAGCAAATAGCAACAGGAAAAGTTACTAATTTACAAGAAGCTGTTCAAAGAATTGAAGAAGCTGAGTTGTCAATGAAGTTAGCATTAGAAGTTAAAAATAAAGCTGTTAATGCATATAAAGAAATAATGAGAATGCAAATTTAA
- a CDS encoding P-loop NTPase codes for MFNSISSQASKLVKLTSSVKKNYSKTKTLTITSGKGGVGKSTMTANIAFLLSKRGFNVAVLDADIGLANMQVLFDIKPQNSFFEYIDGTRTLDEVITKTNYSNISLIAGKSGFQYTLNKNSFIFSRVVKEIVSLNRFDILLIDTGAGLNDYVKEFLSISDNILAVTTTDPSALTDVYSLIKMLSIEKSKLMLTFNHTKSYQIGETISNSLVNLGKKNRLKEDFMVEYIGNISTSETISTTGRLRKLFVKEFSSDEITKQLQNIVDRILVNIH; via the coding sequence TTGTTTAACTCTATTTCTTCCCAAGCTAGTAAGCTAGTAAAATTGACTAGTTCTGTAAAAAAAAACTATTCTAAAACCAAAACTTTAACTATAACATCTGGAAAAGGTGGGGTTGGTAAATCAACAATGACTGCAAATATTGCATTTTTACTCTCTAAAAGGGGTTTTAATGTAGCTGTTTTAGATGCAGATATTGGACTTGCTAATATGCAAGTTTTGTTTGATATAAAACCTCAAAATAGCTTTTTTGAATATATAGATGGAACTAGAACTTTAGATGAGGTAATAACAAAAACTAATTATTCAAATATATCTTTGATAGCAGGAAAGAGTGGTTTTCAATATACTTTAAATAAAAATAGTTTTATTTTTTCAAGGGTTGTAAAAGAGATAGTTTCATTAAATAGATTTGATATATTATTGATAGATACAGGTGCTGGACTAAATGATTATGTTAAAGAGTTTTTATCTATTTCTGATAATATATTAGCTGTTACAACAACAGATCCAAGTGCATTAACTGATGTTTATTCTTTAATTAAGATGTTATCAATTGAAAAAAGTAAATTAATGTTAACTTTCAATCATACTAAAAGTTATCAAATAGGAGAAACTATAAGTAATTCTTTAGTAAATTTAGGAAAAAAAAATAGGTTAAAAGAAGATTTTATGGTAGAATATATAGGCAATATTTCAACTTCTGAAACAATTTCAACAACTGGACGTTTAAGAAAATTGTTTGTGAAAGAGTTTTCTTCTGATGAAATAACAAAACAGTTGCAAAATATTGTTGATAGAATTTTAGTTAATATTCATTAA
- the flhB gene encoding flagellar biosynthesis protein FlhB, producing MADEEEKTEEPTSKKIEDAKKEGNVNKSMEVTGAAILFFGSLYLLFFSSFSLLEIKKLMMYSYGFIGQELDSTVFFSITYSVTITLLKALAPLFILVVVLTLATNWMQFGFITVPLKFDLQKLDPIKGMQNIFGLKKLIEAFKLTLKLIIIIVVMFVLFILTNKDFLSIMNMETNATISIMVQLTIYFILAILLILIIFAIIDFYFSRHYYMKSLRMSKQEIKDEFKNMEGDPLVKGRIRRIQMQMAQKRMMSNVPDADVVITNPTHYAVALKYDNKVNSAPLVVGKGIDFLALKIKDVARENDIPIIENPALARSLYEQIDIDREIPSDFYKAMAEIFSYVYELKRKR from the coding sequence ATGGCAGATGAAGAAGAAAAAACCGAAGAACCCACATCCAAAAAAATAGAGGATGCCAAAAAAGAGGGAAATGTTAACAAGTCAATGGAAGTAACGGGTGCTGCTATTTTATTTTTTGGCTCGTTGTATTTACTTTTTTTTTCATCTTTTTCCTTATTAGAAATAAAAAAACTAATGATGTACTCTTATGGTTTTATAGGACAAGAATTAGATAGTACAGTATTTTTTTCTATTACTTATAGTGTAACTATAACTTTACTTAAAGCATTAGCTCCTCTTTTTATTTTAGTAGTAGTTTTAACATTAGCGACTAATTGGATGCAATTTGGATTTATTACTGTTCCTTTAAAATTTGATTTACAAAAACTTGACCCAATTAAAGGGATGCAAAATATTTTTGGATTGAAAAAATTAATAGAAGCTTTTAAATTAACACTTAAATTAATTATTATTATAGTTGTTATGTTTGTTCTATTTATATTAACTAACAAAGATTTTTTATCAATTATGAACATGGAAACAAATGCAACGATTTCTATTATGGTGCAATTAACAATATATTTTATTTTAGCAATTCTTTTAATTCTTATTATTTTTGCTATAATAGATTTTTATTTTTCAAGACATTATTATATGAAATCTTTAAGAATGAGTAAACAAGAGATTAAAGATGAATTTAAAAATATGGAAGGAGATCCTTTAGTAAAGGGTCGAATTAGAAGAATACAGATGCAAATGGCTCAAAAAAGAATGATGAGTAATGTACCTGATGCAGATGTTGTTATAACAAATCCAACTCATTATGCTGTAGCATTAAAATATGATAATAAAGTAAATTCTGCACCTTTAGTCGTTGGAAAAGGAATAGATTTCCTTGCTTTAAAAATTAAAGATGTGGCAAGAGAAAATGATATTCCAATAATTGAAAATCCAGCATTAGCTAGGTCTTTATATGAGCAAATTGATATTGATAGAGAAATTCCAAGTGATTTTTATAAAGCTATGGCAGAGATTTTTTCATATGTGTATGAATTAAAAAGAAAAAGGTAA
- the flgC gene encoding flagellar basal body rod protein FlgC gives MGFFDGYNVASSGMSAQRTRINVVSANIANAKTTHTAEGGPYKKQQVVFEDVLIASNNKKTNSNDIETTNSINSDLSLRGVGVKSIIQSDAKPVMKYDPTHPDANEQGYVAYPDINPVIEMVDLIEAMRSYEANVTSFNTHKNIDSKTLEILNM, from the coding sequence ATGGGTTTTTTTGATGGATACAATGTAGCATCATCTGGTATGAGTGCACAAAGAACAAGAATCAATGTTGTAAGTGCAAATATTGCAAATGCTAAAACTACTCATACTGCTGAGGGTGGACCTTATAAAAAGCAACAAGTAGTTTTTGAAGATGTTTTAATAGCAAGTAATAACAAAAAAACTAATTCAAACGATATTGAAACTACCAATAGTATAAATTCAGATCTTTCATTAAGAGGAGTTGGTGTAAAATCAATCATTCAATCTGATGCAAAACCAGTTATGAAATATGATCCGACTCACCCTGATGCAAATGAACAAGGATATGTGGCTTATCCAGACATCAATCCTGTAATTGAGATGGTTGATTTAATAGAGGCAATGAGATCTTATGAAGCAAATGTTACTTCATTTAATACTCATAAAAATATAGATTCTAAGACTTTAGAAATCTTAAATATGTAA
- a CDS encoding tetratricopeptide repeat protein — translation MKLLITLFLLVNTLNANKDFYYSFIDSTGEQISEQRKQAISDGFDILQNAKDLSKDGKIDDAYTQIKDFKEKNKIRVLTSDIMILYSELVLKKQTKRLILEASNELERAINSSLINQSDLSKAYMLLVELKLEINKIEDAKYFAQVIIDNFDDELTKTYGKISLAKVFKYQRDYNKAITYLYEILTLTKNKEVATVVADELFDVYVLAGELEKANELIKQVLRTNIDFYANDSYVANRKINRLIKAGMPEHAAEILRELLKRTTKDEVIEDFKYKLANTYMIMYDKTNYYLEKAKDLYKDIINEYSQGIHANNSKMFIDEILMRQGFLTPSVVAAKYQENEAMQQKSLLQELMNDKKDKKYEQILKTEKVYRKVSNEIVKRFGYNSIDEILDEVNIDLIKDYLSQGKCSELSELLKTSRSETLEKLIQDESVKYNFFECLIEAPYERAYYQIKETFNKTRDANIYLYLERMAFNLNLIDEALDFSSKVEMVDDKAVLSKEFMYRYQLNKIRNEPNAMEKFFIYTFANKDFIKANESNPMIIDLYHDYYLYLLQIDEKKEAEEILQKLYDKQKDVRAFIYSPFVETELSRIEKEKNNYQKSVDYLLEAISNTRKLKPNDEVKIYYDILGLYENLGDKNKKAEYILKCKEVKDTTESLYKKMCDEM, via the coding sequence TTGAAATTATTAATTACACTATTTTTATTAGTAAATACTTTAAATGCAAACAAAGATTTTTATTATAGTTTTATAGATTCAACTGGTGAGCAAATATCAGAGCAGAGAAAACAAGCGATTTCTGATGGATTTGATATTTTACAAAATGCAAAAGATTTATCAAAAGATGGAAAAATTGATGATGCCTATACTCAAATAAAAGATTTCAAAGAAAAAAATAAAATAAGAGTTTTAACTTCTGATATTATGATTTTATACTCTGAGCTAGTTTTAAAAAAACAGACAAAAAGATTGATTCTTGAAGCATCAAATGAACTAGAACGTGCTATAAACTCATCTTTGATAAATCAAAGCGATTTATCAAAAGCATATATGTTATTAGTTGAATTAAAACTTGAAATAAATAAAATAGAAGATGCAAAATATTTTGCTCAAGTAATCATTGATAATTTTGATGACGAATTAACTAAAACTTATGGAAAAATATCTTTAGCAAAAGTTTTTAAGTATCAAAGAGATTATAACAAAGCTATAACTTATCTTTATGAAATTCTTACTTTAACTAAAAATAAAGAAGTAGCAACAGTGGTTGCTGATGAATTATTTGATGTTTATGTATTAGCTGGAGAATTAGAAAAAGCAAACGAGTTGATAAAACAAGTATTAAGAACTAATATAGATTTTTATGCAAATGATTCTTATGTTGCTAATAGAAAAATTAATAGATTAATAAAAGCAGGTATGCCAGAACATGCCGCTGAAATTTTAAGAGAATTATTAAAAAGAACAACAAAAGATGAGGTAATAGAAGATTTTAAATATAAATTAGCAAATACGTATATGATAATGTATGATAAAACAAACTATTATTTAGAAAAAGCAAAAGATTTATATAAAGATATTATAAATGAATATTCTCAAGGGATTCATGCAAATAATTCAAAAATGTTTATAGATGAAATTCTTATGAGACAAGGTTTTTTAACTCCTAGCGTAGTGGCTGCAAAATATCAAGAAAATGAAGCAATGCAACAAAAATCTTTATTACAAGAGTTAATGAATGATAAAAAAGATAAAAAATATGAGCAAATTCTAAAGACGGAAAAAGTCTATAGAAAAGTTTCGAATGAAATAGTAAAAAGATTTGGTTATAACTCAATTGATGAAATATTAGATGAAGTAAATATAGATTTAATAAAAGATTATTTATCTCAAGGAAAATGTTCTGAGTTAAGTGAACTTTTAAAAACTTCAAGAAGTGAAACATTAGAAAAATTGATTCAAGATGAGAGTGTAAAATATAATTTTTTTGAGTGTTTAATAGAAGCCCCTTATGAGAGAGCTTATTATCAAATTAAAGAGACTTTTAATAAAACAAGAGATGCAAATATATATTTGTATCTTGAAAGAATGGCATTTAATCTTAATTTGATAGATGAAGCATTAGATTTTTCCTCAAAAGTTGAAATGGTTGACGATAAAGCTGTTTTATCAAAAGAGTTTATGTATAGATATCAGCTAAATAAAATAAGAAATGAACCAAATGCTATGGAAAAATTTTTTATTTATACTTTTGCAAATAAAGATTTTATAAAAGCAAATGAATCAAATCCTATGATTATAGATTTATATCATGATTATTATTTATATTTATTACAAATTGATGAGAAAAAAGAGGCTGAAGAGATTTTGCAAAAGTTGTATGACAAGCAAAAAGATGTGAGAGCATTTATTTATTCACCTTTTGTAGAAACTGAGTTATCAAGAATAGAAAAAGAGAAAAACAATTATCAAAAATCAGTTGATTATTTACTAGAAGCAATATCTAATACAAGAAAATTAAAGCCAAATGATGAGGTAAAAATATATTATGATATTTTAGGGTTATATGAAAATTTAGGGGATAAAAATAAAAAAGCTGAATACATTTTGAAATGTAAAGAAGTGAAAGATACAACGGAAAGTCTTTATAAAAAAATGTGTGATGAGATGTAA
- a CDS encoding flagellar hook-length control protein FliK has product MANPIDVISKNSSSTNEVSLVSDKEVTKDSPSLFDSLLKDSMGTEKEEQTTLKQDVLVKKEPINKDMLIVEQSNNVVLENTENIDLKNSNNSLLDRLVLEAKNETLKEQKFDKALNNKILNDTSKNNENIKIEPQIVISIQDNQDTKIDLEKVVLDENIKNNQEAKIEVKDETITKDLQKENIKIEPQIVISTQDNKDTKIDLEKVVLDENIKNNQEAKIEVKDETITKDLQKENIKIEPQIVISTQDNKDTKIDLEKVVLDENIKNNQEAKIEVKDETITKDLQKDIQILKSNEDKEISNQNSSQNIESQVVASVVDLETQKVETKIDTKEEIVPLITKEYVVDSQDNQNINSKKSLMDILIEKNSKNPMLNILENETIIKTELEQSKDFLSNLYLGGQKNLLNSQFLLNKSEAINILKNANSLTDIEKSASILELGLQDVDVEQNVDLKTLELVKKQDLNNLDKKNLLDSLLMEKSIRSEDVKHLITKSIEASNALLENTLNVAEDVELSVNSPLSYNIQSRIIGAKQQMSTMMSDIARQMYENYRPPVTVFRINLNPLELGSIAILMKNDKNSNALTISMNASNGGTLEALVENQNVLRNSLNKTFDENTIFNLDFTSSNQNNQQSSNGQSNSNQQNRFEGQIDTQSVLQLKEENKDREDKVLDYM; this is encoded by the coding sequence ATGGCAAATCCAATAGATGTAATCTCAAAAAATAGCTCTTCAACTAATGAAGTTTCTCTAGTTTCTGATAAAGAAGTAACAAAAGATTCCCCTTCTTTATTTGATTCTTTATTAAAAGATAGTATGGGAACAGAAAAAGAAGAACAAACTACGTTAAAACAGGATGTTTTAGTAAAAAAAGAGCCTATTAACAAAGATATGTTAATAGTTGAACAATCAAATAATGTTGTACTTGAAAATACTGAAAACATAGATTTAAAAAATAGTAATAACTCGTTATTGGATAGATTAGTTCTTGAAGCAAAAAATGAAACACTAAAAGAACAAAAATTTGATAAAGCTTTAAATAATAAAATTTTAAATGATACTTCTAAAAATAATGAAAATATAAAAATAGAACCACAAATAGTAATTTCTATACAAGATAATCAAGATACAAAAATAGATTTAGAAAAAGTAGTTTTAGATGAAAATATTAAGAATAATCAAGAAGCAAAAATAGAAGTAAAAGATGAGACAATAACAAAAGATTTACAAAAAGAAAATATAAAAATAGAACCACAAATAGTAATTTCTACACAAGATAATAAAGATACAAAAATAGATTTAGAAAAAGTAGTTTTAGATGAAAATATTAAGAATAATCAAGAAGCAAAAATAGAAGTAAAAGATGAGACAATAACAAAAGATTTACAAAAAGAAAATATAAAAATAGAACCACAAATAGTAATTTCTACACAAGATAATAAAGATACAAAAATAGATTTAGAAAAAGTAGTTTTAGATGAAAATATTAAGAATAATCAAGAAGCAAAAATAGAAGTAAAAGATGAGACAATAACAAAAGATTTACAAAAAGATATTCAAATATTAAAATCAAATGAAGATAAAGAAATCTCAAATCAAAATTCTTCACAGAATATTGAATCACAAGTAGTTGCAAGTGTAGTTGATTTAGAAACACAAAAAGTAGAAACAAAAATAGATACTAAAGAAGAGATAGTTCCTTTAATTACAAAAGAGTATGTAGTTGATTCTCAAGATAATCAAAATATAAATAGTAAAAAAAGTTTAATGGATATTTTAATTGAAAAAAACAGTAAAAATCCTATGTTAAATATCTTGGAAAATGAGACTATTATCAAAACAGAATTAGAACAATCGAAAGATTTTTTATCTAATTTATATTTAGGTGGACAAAAAAATCTGCTGAATAGTCAATTTCTTTTAAATAAAAGTGAAGCTATAAATATTTTAAAAAATGCAAATTCATTAACAGATATTGAAAAAAGTGCTAGTATTTTAGAGTTGGGACTACAAGATGTTGATGTGGAACAAAATGTAGATTTAAAAACTTTAGAGTTAGTAAAAAAGCAAGATTTAAATAATTTAGATAAAAAAAATCTTTTAGATAGTTTGTTAATGGAAAAAAGTATTAGAAGTGAAGATGTTAAGCATTTAATAACGAAATCTATAGAAGCAAGTAATGCGTTACTTGAAAATACTCTTAATGTAGCAGAAGATGTTGAATTAAGTGTGAATTCACCTTTATCTTACAATATTCAATCAAGAATAATTGGAGCAAAACAACAAATGTCAACAATGATGTCTGATATTGCTAGACAAATGTATGAAAATTATAGACCTCCAGTTACTGTATTTAGAATTAATTTAAATCCTTTAGAGTTGGGAAGTATTGCAATTTTGATGAAAAATGATAAAAATAGTAATGCCTTAACTATTAGTATGAATGCATCTAATGGTGGAACTTTAGAGGCTTTAGTTGAAAATCAAAATGTATTAAGAAACTCGTTGAATAAAACTTTTGATGAAAATACAATTTTTAACTTAGATTTTACTTCTTCAAATCAAAACAATCAACAATCTTCAAATGGACAAAGTAATTCAAATCAACAAAATAGATTTGAAGGGCAAATAGATACACAGTCTGTTTTACAATTAAAAGAGGAAAATAAAGATAGAGAAGATAAAGTTTTAGACTATATGTAA